From Pseudoalteromonas sp. Scap06:
TAAGTGCGCTGCTACCCAACGAGACTATTTACAGTTGGCTCGCTAGAGCAGGGCTAATAAGCGGTTTAGCTACGGATCATGACTTTTTGCTGGTTAGGTTGGGGTATACTGGCCAGCAATTAACATCCATATTCCCATCTTTTATTGTTCCAGTTTCAGAAAGTGTGAGCGTGGGCATTGACGAATTAATCGTAAAACACACAGTTTTGCCATTTTTTAAGCCTTTTATACAAAGTGATGTCTTCCAAGAAGCTTTTACTAAAATGCTTGAGGGAGCATGCACTGATGCGTACAGTCAATTCTCGCTACTGGCTAATCGAATACCAGAACCGACAGTCCTATGTTATTGCCCGCAGTGTGCCGCCCAAGACATCAAAAACGTAGGTGTGGCGTATTGGCATGTTGCCCATCAATTACCTTGGATTAACTACTGTCCATTTCATTTAATAAAGCTAGAAGCAATAAAACGTGAAAGGAAATTGCTCGTATTGCCGCCTCAGGTTGTAAGTGAGGGCAAAGGTTTAACACAGGCAAGCCTAAAGCAGGCAAGACTTGCTCAAGATGCGTATGCACTCTGGTCTTTAAATTTAGAATCCATTGATTCAGATGTTTTGAGAAGGGTTTATTTACATGGGTTAAATGCGAATAATCTCGTATGTAATTATGGGTCTGTCAGGCAAGAAAAATGGCAAACAAGCCTTAAGGAGTACTGGGTAAATGAGTTGCCTAAAGGGCTTTTTGATGCGGTTTTTGGGGGGAGTAAAAGCAATAGCTACCCATCAAACTTTATTTATCAATCCCACGCACAGTTTCACTCATTAAAACACCTACTCGTGATACAGCATTTATTTGGCAGTTTGTCAGAGTTTTTGAAGTGTTGCTCTAATCCGAATCAATTAAACGTGAGGCCAGATCATTTAATTAATGATGCGTTTGAACGAGTTAATCCAGAAAAAACAGATTTACTTTTAAAGCAGTTAAGAAATGGTATGAGTATGCGTCAAGCTGCTAAGCGAGCAAATGTTAGTGTGGGGTATGCTAAATCTATAGCTATGCAAAATAACATACGAATACACCGTAGAGCACAGTTCTTATTTGCGACAGAGCGTAAGCAAATTCTTTCTAGGCTAAGAACTGGCGAACTTACAACTTCAATTGCCAAAGAGATGGAATGCTCGCAAAGTGCTGTTGAACAGTTATTGACTCAGTTTCCTGATATTAAAGAATTACGTATCCAGCTTCGATTTGAAAAGCAACGCAACACGCATCGCTCAATATTACATGAATGTTTGGATAGAACAAAAGCGCCTACTCGTGGAGAGATTCAAGCATTATGTAGAAGTTCTTACACGTGGCTTTTTAAACATGATAAGGAATGGCTGTATGAAACTTTACCGTCTGCAATACCAAGAAATAGACGTAGAGGGTATTAGGATGAAGCCTTAATTTGGTTAAATACTGTAATGAAGCCTTGTTCGCGATCAGGATGAAGCCTTAATCCGGTTAAATACTATAATGAAGCCTTGTTCGTGATCAGGATGAAGCCTTAATTCGGTTAAATACTATAATGAAGCCTTGTTTGCGATCAGGATGAAGCCTTAATTTGGTTAAATACTGTAATGAAGCTTTGTTCGCGATCAGGATGAAGCCTTAATTTGGTTAAATACTGTAATGAAGCTTTGTTCGGGATCAGGATGAAGCCTTAATCCGGTTAAGTACTGTAATGAAGCCTTGTTTACGATTAGAGTGAAGCCTTAATTCAGTTAAGTACTGCAATGAAGCCTTGTTTACGATTAGAGTGAAGCCTTAATTTGGTTAAATACTGTAATGAAGCCTTGTTTGCGATCAGGATGAAGCCTTAATGAGATTTGATCTGAGAGAAAACCATATGTCTATGGACATTATTGATAACTTACTTTTTGAGGCCTGCCTTGATGATATTTTTGTTAGTTACTCAGGGTATTGGCTAGACAGAACTATAAGTCCGCAGGAGTGCTGAGACGGAAGACATTTTAAAGAAATCAGTAATATGACAAGTTAGTATTTTGTTCCCAAATTCCAAATATTTAGACAGGTAGGTCTTCGGTGTACTGGATTAAAGCTAGATTTAATACTAAAAACGTCATCTTAACTTTCACTAAACCTGATTTAAGAGGCTCGCAGCATAGAGATATCAAGGGTTATTCTAAATGTTTAATTGTGTAAATATCATTGAACATTGATATTGGATTGTAAAATAGGAGTTTACAGTAAAGCGCTGTAATAGTAATTGTTTAGGATAAGTGGTAAAACAAGTCAAAGTGTGAAATAGAAACGGATTCATTAGAAAAGTGGAAGAATCTAACCGAAAATAAATTGAACTGAATTAATCTCTTGCTGGAAGTGTTGTGCTAGATAAAGTAATAAAAATTAATAAGCTTTTGGATTCTCAAAACCTATATACATTGAAAGAGGCTAAGAGGGAAATTCCAACTAAATCTTCCGGGTTTTATTGGATTTTTACTAAGTTACCTCTAGACAGATTTATTGAGGCTCCGACTCCTACTAACCCTGTTCATGTTGATTTATCGTTAATGGCTAAGGTTCATCAAGATTCAAAGTGGGTTATCAAGCAAAGTGGTGAAGAATACTGGTGTGTTTATAATGGCAAAGGCACTGATTTAAAAGCTCGAGTGTCAGCTGCTTTTACAAATACAGATGGACAAACCGGAAAGCTAGCTTTAACTCGTTGCTTAAATGAGAAAGACTTTAGAGTTAAGTTTGTTGTGTGTGATTGTAAAAATCCTATATATGGTATTAATAATTCATTTTCTGAATTACAAAGAGATTTGGAACGAGTATGGCGCTTAAACTTTGGTTGGCCATTTCTTTCATGCATATAACAAGCTAATTGAGAGTGAAATTGTGAACATATTGGTAACCCCACCAGAGCAACATTTTGACAAAGGCCTAGGAATTTCGGCACGGCACTTTAGAGACGCAGCTAAAGCATTACAAAAAAATGAAAATAGCAAAGAGTTAGTCTCGCCTACTTGTTATGTTCAGCGACATGCTATTGAGTTGTACTTGAAATCGCTAATTTATATATTACATAAAAAATATAACATCCCTTTTGGAGAAGGTTTCAGTTTAGAAAAACCTGCTATTTGCGTAAATGGGAAGTGGAAGTTGCTTTCCAATACTCATAATTTGGCGGACCTATACAGCTATTTTTTATTGATTTTTAACGACTGTAGCGATTTACTCCCAAAAACAACTGACTGGACAATAGATACAGAATTAACAGCGCAAATAAACCTTATAAGTGGTTTTGATCCAACAAGCACATATTTCAGATATCCTGAAGCTACAAATAGGCGGCAAGATTTGAAGAAAGCCACAGTTCAACCTATAGACCTTGGTGAAAATTTGGAAAAGTTTCACCCAACAACGGATTCTCCTATCAAGTGCTCAGTAATGTTAGATTCCAATGACAATATTGTAGCTACTTACGATCTTAATCCCAATCCAATTGAACATGTGAGAAGCGCTTTAGATAAAGCAATTGACTATTTAAATAATTTACATTGTGCGTTTCTAGGCGAATTAACTAAGTGGTCATAGTCACGCACTGTTAAACCAGAAAATATGCGGTGTTAGAGATTTTCATGTTCGTTCTTGAACACAAAGCCCTCAAAATATATGTGTTACTTCTGTCCGCTTTTAACAACGTATATGACACTCAGGCTTGATTGCATTTAATCTAAACTTACGCGTTGAGCAAACACATTATTAATTGAAATGATATATCCTATTTCTGGTTGCAAACTCTATTTAAAAAGTTAAGCTCATTGATAATGAGATTTTGTGTTTTAGTTGCATTTTTTATTTGAAAAAAGCCCAACCTAACTTATTGAGTTATAATATGTGCCAGTTGCAAACTATATTCAACAATCACATTGAACTTTAAAAACGAAAGGGGTCAAATCTTGACTTCAGACATCAAAGGTCTAGATTTATAGTTTACAGCTTATTGAGTGAATCGCTATGTCTAGGCCGCTGCGAATAGAGTATGAGAATGCGTTTTATCATGTGATGAATCGCGGAAGAGGGCGTGAAAATACCTTTTTGAGTGATGACGACTTTAAATATTTTTTATATTGCATTGAGCAAGCAAGCCTTCGCTTTAATATTGAAGTGCATTCATATTGCTTAATGACCAATCATTACCACTTGCTAATCAAAACCCCTGATGCAAATTTAGGCCGAGCCATGAAGCATATTAATGGCCTTTATACCCAATACTTTAATCGAACACATAATACGGATGGTGCGTTGTTTAGAGGGCGCTACAAAGCGATACTTGTGGATGCAGATAACTATTTATTGCATGTTAGTCGGTACATTCACCGTAACCCAATTGAAACGAGTAGCCCTTTGGTAGAAGAGCTTGTTAAATATAAGTGGTCTAGCTATCCAGCTTTCATTAGAAGGGGAGTAACGCCTAAATGGCTTGTTCGAGACTTTATATTTTCGTTGCAAGGCAAAAAGCGTAAATATGCAGCTTATAAGCAGTTTGTGGAATATGAAAACAACAAAGAAATAAGCTCTTTTTATGGTGCTAAAAAGTTATTGTCGGTTTTGGGTTGTGAGGACTTTATTGAAAACATAAAAGACTATATTGCCAAGTCAGATAGTGAAAGTAAGCTTGTTAGTAAAAAGCACTCAGCAGATGATGTTATAGCTTACTTAGCTCAATACTTTAATGTTGAAGTTGATGAGATTATAGCGGTTAAAAAGGGGCGAAAAGAGAAAATTTACCACGCTGGTTTGCTATTAAATTATGCCAAGATTTAATAGGATTAAATTTGCAGGCTTTAGCAGATGTTTTTAATGTTGAACACTATTCGGCAATATCGAAAGCTGTCGGTAGGTTGAATACATTAATGGTTGAAGATAGAAAGGTTAAATTACAATTGTACAAGTTGCAAGATTGTTTGATGTCTGAAGTCAAGACTTGACCCCATTTGGTTCATTTGGTTGCACATTTGGTTGCATTTGGTTCTGACCCCATTTGGTTCATTCGGTTGAAGTCAAGACTTGACCCCATTTGGTGACCCCATTTGGTTCTCATGACCCCATTTGGTTCTCATTTGGTTCTGACCCCATTTGGTTCATTCGGTTGAAGTCAAGATTTGACCCCATTCGGTTCCAGACCCCATTCGGTTCCTTCGGTTTAAAAAGTAACAACACTTGGTTTTTTGAATAAAAAGATCAAGAAAGCACAGCTGCCTGCTTGACCGGAACTTCCTAATGGGTGACTCTTGTGGCTTTTTATGTGTTTTCTCCTTTTAAATCAATGGTTTGTAAGGGATTTTGCTTTTCGTTTCTAATTTTTCACGGTTTTGGTTAATTTTATGTTGCAATAATGCTTCCGTGAGGTTAATGTAACTTTAGAGGTACAAGAGATGCTTCAAAATCATCAACTTTATTAAAAGGAAAATAAAATGGAAAATAAAATGGAAAACATTCAACAACTTCCAGTAGAAAACAACGAAGAACTACAGCTAGATGAAATTCAAGAAGTTGAATCACATGTAGATCACGATTGGGAAATTGGCGTTGGCTGCTCAACACCTTTCTAATTGAGCTTTTAAAATAAAAAGAGAGAAGTATTACTTCTCTCTTTGTTGCGAATCTAATGAATAATAAAGAATCAAGATATCAACAAGAAAAAGCTAGGTTTTATGGTATTGCAAAGCAGGTTTGTAGCAGCAATCTAATTGAATCTCAACTTGATAAAGAATTTTCCCATTGGCTAGCTTACAGAAAATTACATGCCGACTTTTTAATTAATGGACCAGAAAGTCAATTCTATTTAAATTGCGATGTAAGCTTCGAAGACAATGTCGAAGTCGAAAATAAAAATATATTTTTTTTGTTTCATTATGGCCCTTATTTCTCTGTTCCCCTTTACTTTGTAAAAAAATTTAATTTCAGTGGCGCGGCTTTCATTCTGAC
This genomic window contains:
- a CDS encoding TnsD family Tn7-like transposition protein, producing MASIVCIDVAALFGGRMAFVRNCSLSALLPNETIYSWLARAGLISGLATDHDFLLVRLGYTGQQLTSIFPSFIVPVSESVSVGIDELIVKHTVLPFFKPFIQSDVFQEAFTKMLEGACTDAYSQFSLLANRIPEPTVLCYCPQCAAQDIKNVGVAYWHVAHQLPWINYCPFHLIKLEAIKRERKLLVLPPQVVSEGKGLTQASLKQARLAQDAYALWSLNLESIDSDVLRRVYLHGLNANNLVCNYGSVRQEKWQTSLKEYWVNELPKGLFDAVFGGSKSNSYPSNFIYQSHAQFHSLKHLLVIQHLFGSLSEFLKCCSNPNQLNVRPDHLINDAFERVNPEKTDLLLKQLRNGMSMRQAAKRANVSVGYAKSIAMQNNIRIHRRAQFLFATERKQILSRLRTGELTTSIAKEMECSQSAVEQLLTQFPDIKELRIQLRFEKQRNTHRSILHECLDRTKAPTRGEIQALCRSSYTWLFKHDKEWLYETLPSAIPRNRRRGY
- a CDS encoding transposase — its product is MSRPLRIEYENAFYHVMNRGRGRENTFLSDDDFKYFLYCIEQASLRFNIEVHSYCLMTNHYHLLIKTPDANLGRAMKHINGLYTQYFNRTHNTDGALFRGRYKAILVDADNYLLHVSRYIHRNPIETSSPLVEELVKYKWSSYPAFIRRGVTPKWLVRDFIFSLQGKKRKYAAYKQFVEYENNKEISSFYGAKKLLSVLGCEDFIENIKDYIAKSDSESKLVSKKHSADDVIAYLAQYFNVEVDEIIAVKKGRKEKIYHAGLLLNYAKI